ttatgatttttgtatggaatttgaaaattcagttaataataaaatggcttttgttatgtttttcatGAAACATTCAAATTCACAAGATTGTTATTGTTATACAAGTTCCCTGGTTGACTTTAAGTATTGGAGGAGGCTATACTCAAACATCCGTTTGAAACGCTTATGCTTTGATAGGATAGAATTGAAAATCACAAGTCATGGTAACTTGCACTGGGATCCCTTAAACCAACTTTTGTTACCCTGGAAGCAAAAATGAGAACCACAGGCTGAAATAAAACTTGCATTAACAGTGGCATCATAACAACtaatttataactttcattttcatctcAATGAGTAGGATAGTTATGGTGGATATATGGTGGCATTTGCTGGGAGAAAGTATGCTGCACGGTCTCCACTTGCATTTGTTGCAAACAGCACATATACAGTGACAAGTTTCACACTGGTAAGAGATGTAGGTCATGGACATGATGAGTTGAGTTTTGTTTAGTTATTGAAAAATCTAAGGTGTGGTTGGACTTTCCATTTGATTAGGTGCTGGAGTTTCAGAAGGGTAGGCTGCAGAACTTGTACTGGAAGAGAGATGGTTGCTCTTCATGCAAGGGAAAATCCAACTTTGTTTGCCTCAACAAACAAGATTGTGCTATCAGAACATCATCTTGTAAAGGCAGAGGAGGGGCAGTAGATTGCAGTCTAGGAATTCAGCTAGCATTTTCTGGTACAGACAAGCATCTATCAGTGCTTAATTCATGGTATGAAGTGGAAAATCTGCGGCAGTACTCTCTCTACGGCTTGTACTCAAATCTGAGGGACTCTCTCACCAGCCAGTATAACAAATTCTTTTAACAACATAAAGAAAATTTCTTCCCATGGATTGTTTTAATGGTTTGGGGATGGTATTGTAACTTCTGTGACTATATTGTTCTTTGCCTTCTTATTTGTTACTTCATATTTATTGCATACCAGTTTTTGGTTTATGTCAGCATTACATGAAGAGAATTTGTACATTCTTGCAGGCTGGATGTGCTTTTActtgttcatttatttaaaaagattttaaatatattttaaaacattaaaatcagtgtatattagtatattttaaagacCCAACAAAtgacaatataaaaaaactcaccacagaatttaaatttgtttatttcatTAGTTTGATAAAAGAGTTTACTACCAAATCTGAAATTGTGTATTGAAAATGTGGCTTGAGAAGAGGTTATAGCATATAAGAATTGAACGATATATACTACAATGGCttgagaatgaaaagaaaaggttcCATGTCaattcagaaaagaaaaagatacaaTGTATCACCTAATTAACTAATCACTAGCAATTCACGCAACTGTTCTTTTACAGAAAAATCATAGTAGATTCTACACTTTATTAAAGAACATTTTCAGCATTTTAATTTGCACACAAATTCTACCctctttttttaattccacTAATCTTTCTCCAAATTAAATACACAAAACATCTATCAAATAAGTTTTTTGTTTCATTGGAAATTTTGGTTCCTCAATAATTGTAGTATAAAAGACAATAGTAAaatatcacacacacacacacatatatatatatatatatatatatatatatatatatatataaagtgaactactaattatttaatttaaaatttattttattatgataagagataaaattgtttattaattatttgaaaagatttattttattcaaaagaatatgataagagatataatgatttattaattattttatttaaaaaatataataggaGATacaatgttttattaattttaaaaaaaaattataatatttaaaatatttttttaaaaataaaatatttgaaaaataattattaaaagaaggattaaatatgtttttaatctctaAAGTAcaaagcgaatttgtttttagtcaaTCTTTCAAACTAAGTTACATTTTGGTCTTTCCCCTCAAAgaaactttaatttttcatcTTGCAAAACTAACTGCGTTAAAAAGAAGAAGTTGAGTAATGTATGGTCATGTATGATGACATCTTTCCTTCCTAACTTTTGCTACGTTGGTAAGGAGTCGAACGGTTAAGGAAAGGGGTGAAGGAATCGAACTTCTTAAGTGTTGAACCGTATGACCCTTCACCCCATTTCCTTAATCGTTCAGCCTCCTTTACCCTCTTCCTTTAACCGTTCATACCTTTACCCCTATTCCTTTAACCGTTCGACTCCTTCATTCCCATTccacataaaattaattttattacacataaaattaattaatttaaatttaggtactttatataatgatttatttttatgtttttcttaaattttatttttactaatactcatattaattataaaatttcgtttttattttagtttaaattttatttcaacctttatttatattcttaaaatttattcatttttatataatattattttacaaaatcaaacatGCTCGCACTGAATAATGGATGagtatattataaaaagatatcAAGAAACAAACATCTTATAAGTAgatgataaatatttaaataatttttaatagttAAGTAAATCTAACTTTTAATAAAGAGTTGTTTTATCATTCCATGAATTATctaattattacatatttatattctacTACATAtagtttattatgaaaattttatttattcttatcttcatttttatcttggTATAATACTTTATATTCTACTACATATGGTTATAGATAGAAGTATTAATTGCGTATCGGGTCGGATTAACAGGCTAAATAAACCGGACGGGGCCGGGTCACGGCACCTCTTCGTTGCAACAAATCCGAACCCTAAATCCGAAATCAGCCATGGTAGCGTAGCGGAAGCAGAAAGCGAAAAGCAAAGAAACAgaaagaggaaggagaagaagcACTGCGTGGAAGCCATGGGCAAGAAGAACGAGAACCAGAAAACGGGGCTAGGTCGAGCCCTGGTGAAGCAGCACAATCAGATGATTCAACAGAGCAAGGACAAGTCTCGCTTCTACAAAAAGAAGGTTCTCGAATCCTTCACCGAAGTCTCCGACATCGACGCCGTCATCGAACAATCCCTCGAATCTCTCCCCGAACACGCCGTCGCATCCACCACCATCATCAGCCTGTgagtcttctttcttttccttcgGCGCTCACGCGCCACGCCCTTCTTTCCGCGAATGTCCCGTGACTTTAATCCTTCTGTGAGAGTAGGGACCCTACCGAAATGACGCCTGAAGAAACGAGAAAGCAGGAGGAGGCGCTCCACGCCAGCAGCCTCCGAGTTCCGCGCCGGCCGCCGTGGACGCCCGACATGTCTCCCGAGGAGCTTCACGACAGCGAAACGCAAGCTTTTTTGGTTTGGCGTCGCAGTTTAGCGAGGTTAGTTGTAGTTGGTTTAGGCTTTTCCGGATATTAGGCTATGAGTCGGATTTCTAGACTAAATTATGGAAACTAGGGTTATTGCATGTTCTAGGATTACGAATGTAATTTCATCTTTCTAATTTTGCTGGCGTTATTAAAGGATTTAGAGgattttagtttgtgttttggCGGTGTTTCAGGCTTGAGGAGAATAAGAAGCTTGTCCTTACACCTTTTGAGAAAAATCTTGACATCTGGAGACAGCTCTGGCGTGTTGTTGAGCGTAGTGATCTGGTGAGTTCATATCCTCTTTGAAGTTTTATGGGTTGATGAACAGTCTGATTATGTTATATGCTGGAATGACTGATAATGACCTAGTTACTTGGATTGTACACAATGAAGATAAGCATGGTTCTCCTTTTTATGAATATGATTGCAAAACAACGGCATCTTCTTATCCATGCAATACTTTATGTTGTTGAAGTAAATAAGTCTAGTCTGTCATGTTCTTGTTTTCTATGTTGGTGAGTTCTATATCAATTCCCTAATCACTTCATTTGCTGGAAAGAAAACAGTATATTGGTATGATAACAAATAATGGAGCTCTGCTCTGTTTAAGATAATTGTTAGTTGTATATTAATAGATACAAAGGAGTTCAACAACACTTTGTGATcctttgttattattttcttgtttaacTATACTGGTTTCATTGATTCCATTTTTTACTGGCCTTATCTTTAATTTGGCCTgttattcaaacaaaaaaaacaagggAAATCGGCTAAACAAGTTGGAGCTGCATCATTAGCTGCAAATTGAAAATTGTTCGAAACAATCTCATTTTGCAACTTTCTAATACtatggaaaaaagaaagaaaagctctAGTAGGAAACCTGGTACAGTGGATATCGGTCTACTTCTTATTCCTCCTTAGATGtacattcatttttttcttcctatcaatatatatattgataatatatatatatatatatatattatcagtAATGGATTTGTATGTGTATTGAAGTATCAATTATGTTTTGctttttatatatttcctttttttttgaaGTGCATGAAATGTTAAAGTTGACGATCCTTTCATACCTTTTTGTCAGCTTGTTATGGTTGTCGATTCCCGAGATCCTCTGTTTTATCGGTGTCCAGACCTTGAGGTGAGATGTTCTTTTCGTTCTTCATAACTAAATGCTAACTTGACAACTCTAGAGGTGGTTAGGTTTGTAGCAAATAATGGAAGATTTTTGACTGGGTATTCTTGTGTAATGAGTTCAGAACAGTTAAAGCATCCTTTCAGAGTTACTACTTCTAttctctaaaaaatattaacttaaattaatCTCCATAAAAATTATGGCAAGCAGTAATGAGATAGATTTGATCAGACATTGTATGTTTGTATAGCCTACTCTGAACccttatctttatttatttcttttaagaatCACTATCGCATGAGCCAAGCATGATTTGTTTTGCACCTATTTCTTTGAGACAGGCTTATGCAGGGGAGGTTGATGAACATAAACGCACATTGCTTCTGGTTAATAAGGCAGATCTTTTGCCTGCTTCTATCAGGTTTGAATGTCCCATTCCACGATGAGGTTTATACAGCATCAAATCATTGGCCTTGGTTGTATCTTGCCTCATTATTTGTccgtatttcttttattttttgtagaGATAAATGGGCAGAATATTTTCGAGCTCAcgatattctcttcatcttctGGTCTGCTAAAGCTGCCACAGCAGCCCTGGAAGGAAAAAATCTTGGTTCATCATGGGATGATGATAACACGGGGAGAACTAATAGCCCAGACACAAAGATATACGGAAGGGACGAGCTATTGGCCCGCCTTCAATCAGAAGCAGAACAGATAGTGAACAGGAGGAATTCCGGCACCTCCGGTGCAGGGCCATCTAACATTAAATCACCTGCTGAAAATACTGCTGGCAGTTCATCATCGAGTAATGTAGTTGTGGGATTTGTTGGATATCCTAATGTGGGGAAAAGTTCAACTATCAATGCTCTCGTTGGTGAAAAACGGACTGGTGTCACCTCCACCCCTGGGAAAACAAAGCACTTTCAGACATTAATTATCTCTGATAAGCTGACCCTATGTGATTGTCCTGGATTAGTTTTTCCATCTTTCTCTAGCTCAAGATATGAGATGATTGCTTGTGGGGTGTTGCCAATTGATAGGATGACTGAACACCGGGAATCTGTCCAAGTTGTGGCTGATAGAGTCCCAAGACATGTCATCGAACAGATTTATAAGATAAGGCTTCCTAAACCTAAGCCATATGAGTCCCAATCCCGTCCCCCTCTAGCATCTGAACTTTTAAGAGCATACTGTGCTTCCCGTGGGTATGTTGCTTCTAGTGGACTCCCTGATGAAACTAGGGCCACCCGTCAGATACTGAAAGATTACATTGATGGGAAGCTGCCTCACTATGAAATGCCTCCAGGTACATCAGAAGAGGAACAAGCTTTGGAAGATCCCACCACACATGACTCAATTGACTTGCATGCATCAGATTCGTCTGATATTGAAGATTCTTCAGATGTCGAGAGTGGTCTTGCACCAAATCTTGAGCATGTATTGGATGACCTCACTTCATTCGACCTAGCTAATGGACTTGCTCCAAAAAGTACGACTCTTAAGAAGTCCAAGGCATCCcataaacatcataaaaaaccgCAGAGGAAAAAAGATCGTGCCTGGAGAGCAGGAAACGATGATGCTGATGGGACGCCGGTTGTAAGATTCTTTCAGAAACCAGCTAACACAGGTTCTCTGAAGGATTGATGAGGCCATGTGATCTTGTTCTTGTACAACAGCTTATGTGTTAAAACTTATTTACATTGTTAATACGAGGTTAAAGATAACGTTTGTTTGGGATATTCCGGTAATATGATTTGAGCAATTTTACGTAAGCTCGTCTTGTAGGAAAAAGATGTTTGTGTGAATATTGTTGTTCTTATTAATGGGTTGAGAATGATGCCGTAGGACTGAAAAATTAGGTTCTACTGTACTAGTACTAGTGATAGCTACGCATCTGTGTGCCAATAATTGAGACGATTTTGAAGGTTGCTTGATGTTTAGGACAATAAAACATTATACAAAgcatttttatttctatctatATGGATTAGTTTTATTTGAGCTATTTTTTCGGCCACTATGTATGTGCGCCTTTGCTTCTCAAGTTTCACTGTGCGTGAGGTTAGAAGAGAGGAAAATGTTTCATACATATCTGGTTTGCTTCTATTCATTAATGAGAGAAAGAATTATGTGGACCTCACTCTTCATTATCACACTTTGAAAAGACAGACTTAATGTCTTATGCATctaaatgaaaggaaaataaGTCTAAGCTATAAATCCAGAGAAGCTATAAATCCAGAGAAGAGAGaatgcatttttatttaaattaatgttttgtaGACCATCAGAATAAAAACTCCTCCAAATATTCTGCTTCACTCCTTCACAATCAAGGAGAGAATTAATATTTTCAGTTCCTATATTGATCGTCTTAAGTTCCTCtagtttgaatttattttcgCCCTTCTTACCACTCTAAATTTCATTCTATTAATTGAAGTTCTTCatttcaatagaaaaaaaaactaatgtttTGAGCTCTCTACTATTCCTTGATGTCATCAAAGACTTTTTAAAGAGATAAGCGTTATCTctcataatttaaattcaaaataataattttctaacTTTTGTAGCCATTatcatgttttttcttattttttgcgAATACAATTGTACAAATTTGAGTTCACTTTGAAGTATGAAAACTTAATCAACGTTTTATgggaaaaattataaataaaatactttttctattttcgtACAAACTTTTAAGcgaatttaatgttttaataaagtgcgtttaataaattttcaatatttttttagtgaaaaatatttacattgttgattaattaagaataaaaaattgtacTATGATTTACAAGATAACTatcataaaaagtaataaacttACTATACGCTATATTTTATCATTACATATcattatataaatgatttttcttCTAAGTTACATGAATATGGAAACAAAATTATGTACAGTATTAAAAAACAGTGATTGATTAAGTTAAAATctcttaaaaaaagttaaatgaatCAGAAGCGGATACATACTGATCTGGCATGCATTTTGGTCCATGTGAGATTGTCTACGAGATTCCACCTCGCATGAAAACAACGAAAATGATGAACTCATGAAATAATAGAAGTTAACCTTCTTCCACAGTGAGCCAAACATGTATTCCCCACCATACTTCAAACCTCAAATAATTAACTAACAAGTACAAGAATAAACCTGGTTAATGAACAAATCTTGTGTAAAGTCGAAATCTGATTCTTGGTTGTGTggacaaattattaattaataataaaattaatttaaaatatataactaaatgcaaaatttattttataaattagttttatagtttaaattaaatttaaaatttatttcaatatgatatcataatcaaaatatgagttcaaatctattttaataaaaaaatttatttgattgatttatcATGTCATctgttatcaaaatatttagtatttgttagatatatatttatcaaaatatcgGATCACTCGTTAATATACAagatagttttataaaattaaattaatattaaaattcaattcttaaTACATAaaccatatttaaaaataaaaattaaaagttaaatctcaaataaaaaaaagcataaagGAAACCTTTGTAGGAAGACATGGAGGTCCTATCCTTAGTTGTCAATAATTGGCATGACATGGGAAATGAGCTAAGCAAAAGGAATGCAGTCATGAAATGTGACATTGTAATGTAGTATTTAATAAAGTGCCTTTTTTTCCATAACCAGAAAGAATGTGTACCCTCATGTTTTCATAACTCACCTAAACATAATACAACACATGCCACTCAACACCATTAATGTCTTTATGAATAGGTTTCCTTTCCACTCTACAAACTTCCCTTCTCAACATTCCTTTTGCCAAAATATACTCATACCACAACACTTtcacccttttttttatttattaaaaaaacaacttttaaattcATGTTTACATAACTATCACTGAAATCAGAAACTACAGTGAAGGGATacgtgtttttatttttgtttcatatgaagaaaaagagagttcAAATGTCATcgctttcttttattttattttagtaaatagtTTCCAATCAAAATTTTCACCATCATTTCACTCACTTTGACTTTTTGACAGTAAATAGTTTCAGCggaaaaacaaataacaaaagtcAATGCTCATATATTGttgagacaaaaaaatattGCAATTAAAAGAAGTCAACTTATTCACTACTAGCAgtgttattataaaatattagtttaggagcataaaaagattttttaaatataagtgataaaataagaaattattgtttgaaataattttcaaacatgaATTTATGCTACTTTATTCATTGATGATTATTCAACCATAGcttataagataattatatttaattttttctaaattattttttaaataaaaaatttccgCTTCTTAAtcataaaaagaagaattcttttGTAAAGACAGCGCGTGGTGTCACCTTCCATGTTTATTGGCACGGTAATgcgaaaaagaaagagaatgatGTTACCTTAACTAGCTGGGTTGTTTTTGTACAGTTAAACCAATCGCCGGTTGTCCCGGTAACTCTTCCGTTCTCCGCTGTGTCGCCGCCTGTGATTTCGTCCGTACGACCGCCCCTACCGGTCACCAACTTCACTCTCCGTTCCTCGACACAATCAACCTTGTCAACCAACCAAATACCGAATAATTCGGTATCAATAAATACATGCccttcaaaataatatatatagtataatataatatataattaccttttttaaaaaaagattagaaaggtagaaaaataaaagtagagaGAGAAAGACACGATCCTTTTGCCTCagttaaagaattttttttcttctaattttttattaaatttatttttctgcttTGGGTTGCGAATTGTGTGTGAGAATTCAGATTGCTCCTCCGTCCCGTTTTGTTTCGTTCACCACCgcttctttcatttctttgtttttcgcACAGACAGAGAGCGAAAAcacagagagagaaagagagacgaAATAACCTAATTGAATTTTCCTCTATTTTTGGAAAATTTGCGTGCGTGAAAATCTTAATTTGAATTGGAGGAGCGGAGGATCTGTCTTAGGGTTTTTAATAGCAATTTTTTGAACCGAATCGAAATGTTGGCTCAGGACGCGGTTTCGCGGGAATTCTAGCTCCGATCTTAGAGCAATTGCTCGAATCTTAGGGTTAAGAAATGGACGTTGATTCCTCGATGTTGCCGGAGGCCGATCACGATTCGGCGGTGCAGAACCATGCTGAGAGAGACCAGTTAAAAGAGTCACCGCCTCCTCCGTCGCCGCCGCCTTTGTCGACGGCAGGTGGATCTCAGGCTCAGTCGCCGTCGCAACAGCAGCCGTCTTCGCCGGTGACGGGGGGTCAGGTGCAGCATAGTCCGGTGGTTGGTCCGAGACTCGCGCCGACTTACTCAGTGGTGAATGCTATTTTGGAGAAGAAGGAGGATGGGCCGGGACCGCGGTGCGGTCACACGTTGACGGCGGTGGCGGCGGTCGGAGAGGAGGGGACGCCGGGGTACATTGGTCCGAGGCTGATTTTGTTCGGCGGTGCAACTGAGCTTGAAGGGAATTCTGCGGCCTCAGGGACTCCTTCATCCGCTGGAAATGCTGGCATACGTATGTATTTTACTTTCCTTTTCGTCGTGAAGGCAATAACATAACGTAGATGCAGCTGCCGAGTATTTTAACTTTTGGTTTGTTAGTCTGATCAGAATCTGGAAATTTATGCTTCGCGCTTTGCATGCGGCCATGTATCTATTTGGCTAGTTATTATAGATGTTTATACACGATGGCTTCGAT
The Vigna angularis cultivar LongXiaoDou No.4 chromosome 5, ASM1680809v1, whole genome shotgun sequence genome window above contains:
- the LOC108339679 gene encoding uncharacterized protein LOC108339679, whose translation is MAAKGALWLMMLPLVVPVVIATNTNNVYQPCADAKIQRSDGFTFGIAFSSRESFFFNQSLQLSPCDHRLSLSSSNSQLALFRPKVDEISLLTINTSSFFPDSYGGYMVAFAGRKYAARSPLAFVANSTYTVTSFTLVLEFQKGRLQNLYWKRDGCSSCKGKSNFVCLNKQDCAIRTSSCKGRGGAVDCSLGIQLAFSGTDKHLSVLNSWYEVENLRQYSLYGLYSNLRDSLTSQYNKFF
- the LOC108340702 gene encoding GTPase LSG1-2, which gives rise to MGKKNENQKTGLGRALVKQHNQMIQQSKDKSRFYKKKVLESFTEVSDIDAVIEQSLESLPEHAVASTTIISLDPTEMTPEETRKQEEALHASSLRVPRRPPWTPDMSPEELHDSETQAFLVWRRSLARLEENKKLVLTPFEKNLDIWRQLWRVVERSDLLVMVVDSRDPLFYRCPDLEAYAGEVDEHKRTLLLVNKADLLPASIRDKWAEYFRAHDILFIFWSAKAATAALEGKNLGSSWDDDNTGRTNSPDTKIYGRDELLARLQSEAEQIVNRRNSGTSGAGPSNIKSPAENTAGSSSSSNVVVGFVGYPNVGKSSTINALVGEKRTGVTSTPGKTKHFQTLIISDKLTLCDCPGLVFPSFSSSRYEMIACGVLPIDRMTEHRESVQVVADRVPRHVIEQIYKIRLPKPKPYESQSRPPLASELLRAYCASRGYVASSGLPDETRATRQILKDYIDGKLPHYEMPPGTSEEEQALEDPTTHDSIDLHASDSSDIEDSSDVESGLAPNLEHVLDDLTSFDLANGLAPKSTTLKKSKASHKHHKKPQRKKDRAWRAGNDDADGTPVVRFFQKPANTGSLKD